Proteins found in one Sardina pilchardus chromosome 11, fSarPil1.1, whole genome shotgun sequence genomic segment:
- the foxf1 gene encoding forkhead box protein F1 produces the protein MTAEVQQPSVQTPAQSSPMSAPEKPHSQTSVMETASSTTKTKKTNAGIRRPEKPPYSYIALIVMAIQSSPTKRLTLSEIYQFLQSRFPFFRGSYQGWKNSVRHNLSLNECFIKLPKGLGRPGKGHYWTIDPASEFMFEEGSFRRRPRGFRRKCQALKPSMYSMMNGLGFNHLPESYNFQGSGGGLSCPPNSLSLESGIGMMNGHLAGNMDGMGLAGHSMSHLSANGGHSYMGSCTGSTGNEYPHHDNSASPLLTSGGVMEPHPVYSSTPSAWAPAPSSSLNNGASYIKQQPLSPCNPGANPLQPSLPTHSLDQSYLHQNGHGTTDLQGIPRYHSQSPSMCDRKEFVFSFNAMTSSTMHSPSSGSYYHHAQQVAYQDIKPCVM, from the exons ATGACGGCCGAGGTCCAGCAGCCCTCAGTGCAGACTCCTGCCCAAAGCAGTCCGATGTCTGCTCCGGAAAAGCCGCACAGTCAGACGTCAGTGATGGAGACGGCCTCCTCTACAACCAAAACCAAGAAGACAAACGCTGGTATTCGTCGCCCAGAGAAGCCGCCGTATTCTTACATAGCCCTGATCGTCATGGCCATCCAGAGTTCCCCTACAAAACGTCTGACTTTGAGTGAGATTTACCAGTTTCTTCAGAGCCGCTTTCCTTTTTTCAGGGGCTCCTATCAAGGATGGAAGAACTCCGTGCGTCACAACTTGTCCCTGAACGAGTGCTTTATTAAATTGCCAAAGGGTCTTGGTCGACCAGGGAAGGGCCATTACTGGACTATCGATCCGGCCAGTGAGTTCATGTTCGAGGAGGGATCTTTCCGCAGAAGACCAAGGGGTTTCAGGCGTAAGTGTCAAGCGTTGAAGCCGTCAATGTATAGCATGATGAACGGACTTGGATTCAACCATCTACCAGAGTCGTATAACTTCCAAGGGAGCGGGGGAGGACTGTCTTGTCCTCCAAACAGTTTATCTTTAGAGAGTGGAATtggaatgatgaatggacattTGGCGGGCAACATGGACGGAATGGGGTTGGCAGGGCATTCGATGTCACATTTGTCGGCCAACGGTGGACATTCCTACATGGGAAGTTGCACGGGGTCCACGGGGAACGAGTACCCACACCACGACAATTCTGCTTCTCCCCTGCTGACCAGTGGAGGAGTCATGGAGCCTCATCCGGTCTACTCAAGCACGCCATCCGCATGGGCTCCTGCGCCCTCGTCCTCGCTGAATAACGGGGCCTCTTACATCAAGCAGCAGCCACTGTCTCCATGCAACCCCGGTGCGAATCCACTGCAGCCAAGCTTGCCAACGCATTCTCTTGACCAGTCATATCTGCACCAGAACGGACACGGCACAACCGACTTACAAG GTATCCCTCGGTATCATTCCCAGTCTCCAAGCATGTGCGACAGGAAGGAATTCGTCTTCTCCTTCAATGCGATGACGTCGTCAACGATGCATTCACCGAGCAGCGGGTCTTATTATCATCATGCACAACAAGTCGCGTATCAGGACATCAAGCCGTGCGTGATGTGA